From the Gouania willdenowi chromosome 19, fGouWil2.1, whole genome shotgun sequence genome, one window contains:
- the foxi1 gene encoding forkhead box protein I1: MNAFGHQPSNQQNSSIQSAQDILDMAMYCDNYGVYPPPALHHHHHHPQRAAHPTGYGLGDYPSPSSNPYLWLNGPGINSSPYIPGNNGASYIQSGFGSNQRQFLSPPSGFGGADLGWLSISSQQELFKMVRPPYSYSALIAMAIQHAADRKLTLSQIYQYVAENFPFYKKSKAGWQNSIRHNLSLNDCFKKVPRDDDDPGKGNYWTLDPNCEKMFDNGNFRRKRKRRADLSGPDPSSMPIKSEDSPLKLCDTSSLLSASPPSLRGSPKSSPPPSAEHSPCFGNFVSGMNSLLVDGSGLSQSRDLNPHSPPPVMPVNSDRVNYYASVHSLSNNYCLNNLKYSREGTEV; encoded by the exons ATGAACGCGTTTGGGCACCAACCATCCAACCAGCAGAACTCCTCCATCCAGAGCGCACAGGACATCCTGGACATGGCCATGTACTGCGACAACTATGGGGTCTACCCTCCTCCAGCCctgcaccaccaccaccaccacccgcAGAGGGCGGCTCACCCCACCGGGTACGGCCTGGGAGACTACCCGTCCCCGTCCTCCAACCCGTACCTGTGGCTCAACGGCCCGGGCATCAACTCGTCCCCGTACATCCCCGGGAACAACGGTGCGTCCTACATCCAGTCCGGGTTCGGGTCCAACCAGAGGCAGTTCCTGTCCCCTCCCAGCGGCTTTGGGGGCGCAGACCTGGGCTGGTTGTCCATCTCCAGCCAGCAGGAGCTCTTTAAGATGGTCCGACCTCCTTATTCGTACTCTGCGCTGATCGCCATGGCCATCCAACACGCCGCTGACAGGAAGCTGACCCTGAGTCAGATCTACCAGTACGTGGCCGAGAACTTTCCCTTTTACAAGAAGAGCAAAGCTGGATGGCAGAACTCCATCCGACACAATTTATCCCTGAATGACTGCTTTAAGAAAGTGCcacgtgatgatgatgatccag GAAAGGGGAATTATTGGACCCTGGACCCAAACTGTGAGAAAATGTTTGACAACGGAAACTTCAGGCGTAAAAGGAAGCGCAGGGCGGACCTGAGCGGCCCCGACCCCTCATCCATGCCCATCAAGTCCGAGGACAGTCCCCTCAAACTGTGCGACACCTCCAGCCTCCTCAGTGCCTCCCCGCCCAGCCTGCGTGGTTCCCCCAAGTCCTCCCCGCCCCCGTCCGCCGAGCACAGCCCGTGTTTCGGTAACTTTGTGTCCGGCATGAACTCTCTGCTGGTGGACGGTTCGGGTTTGTCCCAGAGCAGGGATCTGAACCCCCACTCCCCTCCTCCTGTGATGCCTGTGAACTCTGACAGGGTCAACTACTACGCCTCCGTCCACAGTCTGTCCAACAACTACTGTTTAAATAACCTCAAATATAGTCGGGAAGGAACCGAGGTGTAG